One window of bacterium genomic DNA carries:
- a CDS encoding phosphatidylinositol-specific phospholipase C domain-containing protein — protein sequence MDPLRFQPKPRPESLVCEEIPVCRAPEPEVSEPPRPCNGFEELCSRPLDRTVFATTHNSYAARREGFISFNANQWSGIEAQLRDGIRALMLDVHRDEGELALCHSFCYLGRTPHRQALRGIRAFLEENPREVLALLYEDHVSPREIESDFLDVGLERYAYIHPPSGAWPTLGEMIEAGTRLLVLGERGAPPPAWYHSLWELASDNPYGQHSTADFGCRPNRGRRSNPLLLMNHWLNNALDLPSEEGAGRANRLEMLYPRTMDCIQETRKVPNFIAVNYYEQGDLLGLVELLNGVQYDPDFLHRALDSLTDMRRPQDFFLFGREVQPWSPFPTPESPADGEILASPDSLAFRP from the coding sequence TTGGACCCCCTACGATTCCAACCTAAGCCGCGGCCCGAGTCCCTGGTTTGCGAGGAGATTCCGGTCTGCCGCGCGCCCGAGCCCGAGGTTTCCGAGCCGCCTCGGCCTTGCAATGGCTTCGAAGAGCTTTGCTCCCGCCCGCTCGACCGCACGGTCTTCGCCACCACCCATAATTCCTATGCCGCCCGGCGCGAGGGTTTCATTTCCTTCAATGCCAACCAGTGGAGCGGGATCGAGGCCCAGCTTCGCGACGGCATTCGGGCCTTGATGCTCGATGTCCACCGCGACGAGGGCGAGCTGGCCCTCTGTCACAGCTTTTGCTACTTGGGGCGGACGCCCCATCGCCAAGCCCTGCGGGGCATCCGCGCCTTTTTGGAAGAAAATCCCCGCGAAGTCTTGGCCCTGCTTTACGAAGACCACGTCTCGCCGCGCGAGATCGAGTCGGATTTTCTCGATGTGGGCCTCGAGCGCTACGCCTACATCCATCCGCCGAGCGGGGCCTGGCCGACCTTGGGCGAGATGATCGAGGCCGGCACCCGCTTGCTGGTCCTGGGCGAGCGGGGAGCGCCGCCGCCGGCTTGGTATCATTCGCTTTGGGAGCTGGCCTCGGACAATCCTTACGGCCAGCACTCGACCGCCGATTTCGGCTGCCGGCCCAACCGCGGCCGGCGGAGCAATCCGCTCCTGCTGATGAATCACTGGCTCAACAACGCCTTGGATCTTCCTTCGGAAGAGGGCGCCGGCCGGGCCAACCGCCTCGAGATGCTTTACCCGCGGACGATGGATTGCATTCAAGAGACCCGCAAGGTGCCCAACTTCATCGCGGTCAATTACTATGAGCAGGGCGATCTCTTGGGCCTGGTCGAATTGTTGAACGGCGTCCAATACGACCCCGACTTCCTGCACCGGGCCCTGGATTCCCTCACGGACATGCGGCGGCCCCAGGATTTTTTCCTCTTCGGCCGCGAGGTCCAGCCTTGGTCGCCTTTCCCCACGCCGGAAAGCCCGGCCGACGGCGAAATTCTCGCCTCGCCCGATTCCCTGGCCTTCCGGCCCTGA
- a CDS encoding SGNH/GDSL hydrolase family protein, whose product MRKKLLKIALTLLAGYLLLEAGTYFLMGYVGIIADRPSFNWGRIGVHFYKDVPTDWAIWHEPNSTFRHLRSCFDIEYRFNSEGMRDRPREREGASSRVVVLGDSFIEGWGAEEEARMTNLLERAKGKEFLNFGCSGSLGPIQYYLVYDRLAKLFSHDQVLVGILPANDFDDDNYELWVDSGRRRPFWVGEGANRELRYTEAKPRNGWGPRLHRFLKEYSYFYNAFESLKQRWKWRQRNVQAGIHSRFYDFSEEEMERMLFSLQKLREASRGKKLTLMLIPLYPDANRYAQEGKSPLTKRLEAWAAGQDVVVIDLLPWFQQRGTKVKAYSHRCDNHWNARGHQAAFELIEKYF is encoded by the coding sequence ATGAGGAAAAAGCTTCTCAAGATCGCTTTGACTCTCCTGGCCGGTTACCTTCTGCTCGAAGCTGGCACCTATTTCTTGATGGGCTACGTTGGCATCATCGCCGACCGGCCGAGTTTCAATTGGGGCAGGATCGGCGTGCACTTCTACAAGGACGTCCCCACCGACTGGGCGATTTGGCATGAGCCCAATTCGACCTTCCGGCACCTGCGATCCTGCTTCGACATCGAATACCGCTTCAATTCGGAGGGGATGAGGGATCGGCCGCGGGAACGCGAAGGAGCTTCTTCCCGCGTGGTCGTCCTCGGCGATTCTTTCATCGAAGGTTGGGGGGCCGAGGAGGAAGCGCGCATGACCAATCTTTTGGAGCGGGCCAAAGGCAAGGAGTTTCTCAATTTTGGATGCTCCGGCTCCTTAGGGCCCATTCAGTATTATTTGGTCTACGATCGGCTGGCCAAGTTATTCAGCCACGATCAAGTTTTGGTCGGCATCCTACCGGCCAATGATTTCGATGACGACAATTACGAGCTTTGGGTCGACTCGGGACGGCGCCGGCCTTTCTGGGTGGGAGAAGGGGCGAATCGAGAGCTGCGCTACACCGAGGCCAAGCCGAGAAATGGCTGGGGCCCTCGGCTGCATCGATTCTTGAAGGAGTATTCCTATTTCTATAATGCCTTCGAATCGCTGAAACAGCGTTGGAAGTGGCGCCAGCGTAACGTGCAAGCCGGCATACACTCCAGGTTCTACGATTTCAGCGAGGAAGAGATGGAGCGGATGCTCTTCTCTTTGCAAAAGTTGCGCGAGGCCTCCCGGGGCAAGAAGCTGACTCTGATGCTCATCCCGCTGTATCCCGACGCCAACCGTTACGCTCAGGAGGGCAAATCGCCCTTGACCAAGCGTTTGGAAGCCTGGGCCGCCGGGCAGGACGTCGTTGTCATCGATCTTTTGCCCTGGTTTCAGCAGCGCGGGACCAAGGTCAAGGCCTACTCCCATCGCTGCGACAACCATTGGAACGCTCGGGGCCATCAAGCCGCCTTCGAGCTGATTGAAAAGTATTTCTAA
- a CDS encoding biotin/lipoyl-containing protein, which yields MKTEFLLGEESLAAEWEREGPSFRLKLQDRELAGEILRWEPPFFSVRHCGHVLQGAFYRGAGFVDVHLPKGNFRLKLADTRRAAKAGAQAGDLSSPMPGKVIQVLVREGEAVKKGDLLMVLEAMKMEHKVLAPRDGVVGKIQFEAGERVGQDVALMEISEDLGPPTIPT from the coding sequence ATGAAGACCGAATTTCTCTTGGGCGAGGAAAGCCTCGCCGCCGAATGGGAGCGCGAGGGCCCAAGCTTTCGCCTCAAGCTTCAGGACCGCGAGCTGGCGGGCGAAATTTTGCGCTGGGAGCCGCCTTTTTTCAGCGTCCGGCACTGCGGCCACGTCCTGCAGGGCGCCTTCTACCGGGGCGCCGGCTTCGTCGACGTCCATCTGCCCAAAGGCAACTTTCGGCTGAAATTGGCCGATACCCGGCGGGCAGCCAAGGCCGGGGCCCAGGCCGGCGATTTGAGCTCGCCGATGCCGGGCAAGGTGATCCAAGTTTTGGTTCGAGAGGGCGAGGCGGTCAAGAAGGGCGACCTGCTGATGGTCCTTGAGGCGATGAAGATGGAGCACAAGGTCTTGGCTCCCAGGGACGGGGTGGTTGGAAAAATCCAATTTGAAGCCGGCGAGCGTGTCGGCCAAGACGTCGCCCTGATGGAGATCTCCGAAGATCTTGGACCCCCTACGATTCCAACCTAA
- a CDS encoding enoyl-CoA hydratase-related protein — protein sequence MSLLLFEKDGPIGRLTLNNPQELNAMTPAMGEALRDIVPRLNADSELRVVILSGSGRAFSAGGNLQFILDHTSQGFDQNKREMIEFYSKFLKLRDIEVPTIAMLNGPAIGAGLLIALACDLRYAADNAKLAANFAKIGLSSGMGGLYWLTKLAGPAVAADLLFTARTFGAEEGKRFGLVNEVFPAAELEAKVREIAEQIAANAPLALKIMKKGVQRAVLAGLEEVFDYESAGQAQSFATHDLQEGVKAIQEKRAPKFEGR from the coding sequence ATGTCGCTCTTGCTCTTCGAAAAGGACGGCCCGATCGGCCGCTTGACCCTGAACAATCCCCAGGAATTGAACGCCATGACCCCGGCGATGGGCGAGGCCCTCCGCGACATCGTCCCCCGCCTCAACGCCGATTCGGAGCTGCGGGTGGTGATCCTCTCCGGTTCCGGCCGGGCCTTCTCGGCCGGCGGGAATCTCCAATTCATCCTCGACCACACCTCCCAAGGCTTCGATCAGAACAAGCGGGAGATGATCGAGTTCTACTCCAAGTTCCTCAAGCTGCGCGACATCGAAGTGCCGACCATCGCGATGCTCAACGGCCCGGCCATCGGCGCCGGCCTGCTCATCGCCTTGGCCTGCGACCTGCGCTACGCCGCCGACAATGCCAAGCTGGCGGCCAACTTCGCCAAGATCGGGCTCAGCTCGGGCATGGGCGGGCTTTATTGGCTGACCAAGCTGGCGGGCCCGGCGGTGGCGGCCGACTTGCTCTTCACCGCCCGCACCTTCGGCGCCGAGGAAGGCAAGCGCTTCGGCCTGGTCAACGAGGTCTTCCCCGCCGCCGAGCTCGAGGCCAAGGTCCGCGAGATCGCCGAACAGATCGCGGCCAACGCGCCGCTGGCCCTCAAGATCATGAAGAAGGGCGTGCAGCGGGCGGTGTTGGCCGGCTTGGAGGAAGTCTTCGACTACGAATCGGCCGGCCAGGCCCAGAGCTTCGCCACCCATGACTTGCAAGAAGGCGTGAAGGCGATCCAGGAAAAGCGGGCGCCGAAGTTCGAGGGGCGTTGA
- a CDS encoding DUF5989 family protein encodes MLDLLKDFWLFMAERKKWWLLPIVLVLVLLGGLVILGQGSALAPFIYTVF; translated from the coding sequence ATGCTCGACCTGCTCAAAGACTTTTGGCTCTTCATGGCCGAAAGAAAAAAATGGTGGCTCTTGCCGATCGTTCTCGTCCTGGTCCTGCTCGGCGGCTTGGTGATCCTCGGCCAGGGCAGCGCCTTGGCCCCCTTCATTTACACCGTCTTCTGA
- a CDS encoding SxtJ family membrane protein, whose amino-acid sequence MDAAISKNELRRFGIVVGAFFIAVFALALPWIWGRPYPRWPFYAGSPLILLGLIVPAWLRPLHFLWMKLAEGLGWINTRIILAILFFLIFTPLALIRRLLGKDPLGLRREESATYWRQAAPDSKPRFDRPF is encoded by the coding sequence ATGGACGCGGCCATCTCCAAAAATGAATTGCGGCGCTTCGGAATCGTCGTGGGCGCGTTTTTCATCGCCGTCTTCGCCCTGGCGCTGCCTTGGATCTGGGGCCGGCCCTATCCGCGCTGGCCCTTCTACGCCGGTTCGCCGCTGATCCTGCTGGGCTTGATCGTCCCGGCCTGGCTGCGGCCGCTGCATTTCCTTTGGATGAAGCTCGCGGAAGGTTTGGGCTGGATCAACACCCGGATAATCCTTGCCATCCTATTTTTTCTGATATTCACTCCGCTGGCCCTCATCCGCCGCTTGCTTGGCAAAGATCCGCTCGGCCTGCGCCGAGAGGAATCGGCGACTTATTGGCGCCAAGCGGCGCCGGACTCGAAACCCCGTTTCGATAGGCCCTTTTGA
- a CDS encoding biotin carboxylase N-terminal domain-containing protein encodes MKKILIANRGEIARRVIAAARELGYATVAIHSDPDAQALHVREADEAFALPGSEVKETYLDSEKILAIAKQAGVWAIHPGYGFLSENAPFAEDCAKAGIKFIGPSPDTMRRLGSKVASKELAKKAKVPAVPGHEGELPEGEALKKLAAKIGYPLLIKAAAGGGGKGMRVVHGPEEIESAARSAEREALAFFKDKTVFLEKYLQRPRHIEVQILGDEQGNLVHLYERECSVQRRHQKMIEESPSPSIDEKFRKEICAAALRIAKQADYASAGTVEFIVDEENHFYFLEVNTRLQVEHPITEFVTGIDLVKAQILIAEGHKLPFKQDQIVQRGHAIECRLYAEDPENQFLPAEGVVGVLHEPSRPGLRIDSSLEQGKPILSLYDPMLAKLIAYGFNRKEALAKMDALLRDYVLLGTRHNLDFLRFTLNAKPFVEGHYHTHSVAELLESYLEKRGRNQAPPDLAFAIAALAGKAAKGAAAASNGPQAPATGADSTWLNGFRNAR; translated from the coding sequence GTGAAGAAGATTTTGATCGCCAATCGAGGGGAAATCGCCCGCCGGGTCATCGCCGCCGCCCGCGAGTTGGGCTATGCGACGGTCGCGATTCATTCCGATCCCGACGCCCAAGCCCTTCATGTCCGCGAGGCCGACGAGGCTTTCGCCCTTCCCGGCAGCGAGGTGAAGGAAACCTACCTCGACTCCGAAAAGATCCTGGCCATCGCCAAGCAAGCCGGCGTTTGGGCCATCCATCCCGGTTACGGCTTCCTTTCAGAGAATGCGCCCTTCGCCGAGGATTGCGCCAAGGCCGGCATCAAGTTCATCGGGCCCAGCCCCGACACCATGCGCCGTCTCGGCAGCAAGGTCGCCTCCAAGGAGCTGGCCAAGAAAGCCAAGGTGCCGGCGGTGCCGGGCCACGAAGGCGAGCTGCCCGAAGGCGAGGCCCTGAAGAAATTGGCGGCCAAGATCGGCTATCCCTTGCTCATCAAGGCCGCGGCCGGCGGCGGCGGGAAAGGGATGCGGGTCGTCCACGGCCCCGAGGAGATCGAGTCGGCGGCGCGCTCGGCCGAGCGCGAGGCCCTGGCCTTCTTCAAGGACAAGACGGTCTTTTTGGAAAAGTACCTCCAGCGGCCCCGCCACATCGAGGTCCAGATCCTGGGCGACGAGCAGGGCAACCTCGTTCATCTCTACGAGCGCGAGTGCTCGGTCCAGCGCCGCCACCAGAAGATGATCGAGGAATCGCCTTCGCCCTCGATCGATGAAAAATTCCGCAAGGAGATCTGCGCCGCCGCCCTCCGCATCGCCAAGCAGGCCGATTACGCCTCGGCCGGGACGGTCGAGTTCATCGTCGACGAGGAAAATCATTTTTATTTCTTGGAAGTGAACACCCGGCTCCAAGTCGAGCACCCGATCACCGAATTCGTCACCGGCATCGACTTGGTCAAGGCCCAGATCCTGATCGCCGAGGGCCACAAGCTGCCCTTCAAGCAGGACCAGATCGTCCAGCGCGGCCACGCCATCGAGTGCCGGCTCTACGCCGAGGACCCGGAGAACCAGTTCCTGCCGGCCGAAGGAGTCGTCGGCGTCCTCCACGAGCCCAGCCGGCCGGGCCTCCGCATCGACTCCTCGCTGGAGCAGGGCAAGCCGATCCTCTCGCTCTACGACCCGATGCTGGCCAAGCTGATCGCTTACGGTTTCAACCGCAAGGAGGCTTTGGCCAAGATGGACGCCTTGCTCCGCGATTACGTCCTGCTCGGCACCCGGCACAACCTCGATTTCCTCCGCTTCACGCTCAATGCCAAGCCCTTCGTCGAGGGCCATTATCACACCCACAGCGTCGCCGAGCTCTTGGAGAGCTATTTGGAAAAGCGGGGCCGGAACCAAGCGCCGCCGGATCTGGCCTTCGCCATCGCCGCCTTGGCCGGCAAGGCCGCGAAGGGCGCGGCCGCCGCTAGCAATGGCCCGCAGGCTCCGGCCACCGGGGCCGACTCCACTTGGTTGAACGGATTTAGGAACGCCCGATGA
- a CDS encoding enoyl-CoA hydratase-related protein produces the protein MSQAFETLLVERDQGVTTVTLNRPDLHNAFNEKMIAELSKAFGQFGKDKETRVIVLTGAGESFCAGADLNWMKKVAAYSPAQNKADAMTLHKMLLAIHRCPKPVIAEVNGAAVGGGVGLVAAVDMAFAVESAMFGFSEVRLGLIPAVISPFVIRKIGGSHAREFFLTGERFSAAKAQEMGLIQFNGGLEFVREKVQHKIRQLKQGGPTALADCKVLIEKVAGQPLDKIGSYTAGQIAKRRGSAEGKEGMVAFLTKRKPEWSA, from the coding sequence ATGAGCCAAGCCTTCGAGACTCTTCTCGTCGAGCGCGACCAAGGCGTGACCACGGTCACGCTCAACCGGCCCGACCTGCACAACGCCTTCAACGAAAAGATGATCGCCGAGCTGAGCAAGGCTTTCGGCCAATTCGGCAAGGACAAGGAAACCCGGGTCATCGTCCTGACCGGTGCCGGCGAGTCCTTTTGCGCCGGGGCCGACCTCAATTGGATGAAGAAGGTCGCCGCCTATTCGCCGGCCCAGAACAAGGCCGACGCCATGACGCTCCACAAGATGCTGCTGGCGATCCATCGCTGTCCCAAGCCGGTGATCGCCGAGGTCAACGGCGCCGCCGTCGGCGGCGGCGTCGGCTTGGTCGCGGCGGTCGACATGGCCTTCGCGGTCGAGAGCGCGATGTTCGGCTTCTCGGAGGTGCGCTTGGGCCTGATCCCGGCGGTGATCTCGCCTTTCGTGATCCGCAAGATCGGCGGGTCCCACGCCCGCGAGTTTTTCCTGACCGGCGAGCGCTTCTCGGCGGCCAAGGCCCAGGAGATGGGCTTGATCCAGTTCAACGGCGGCCTCGAGTTCGTCCGCGAGAAAGTTCAGCACAAGATCCGCCAGCTCAAGCAGGGCGGCCCGACCGCGCTGGCCGACTGCAAGGTCCTGATCGAGAAGGTCGCCGGCCAGCCGCTCGACAAGATCGGGTCCTACACCGCCGGCCAGATCGCCAAGCGCCGCGGCAGCGCCGAGGGCAAGGAGGGCATGGTCGCCTTCTTGACCAAGCGGAAGCCGGAGTGGAGCGCGTGA
- a CDS encoding carboxyl transferase domain-containing protein encodes MSVEVLGTSLDPRSADFQANSDYQRGLVRELRERLAAVKAGGGEDAVAKHRKRGKLLARERIEALLDPDSPFLEFSTLAAHGMYNGEAPGAGIVTGIGLAQGREVLVIANDATVKGGTYYPITVKKHLRAQEIAFENRLPCVYLVDSGGAFLPLQSEVFPDKEHFGRIFFNQATMSAAGIPQIAVVMGSCTAGGAYVPAMSDETIIVKGNGTIFLGGPPLVKAATGEVVTAEELGGAEVHCRKSGVTDHFAEDDGHALEIARDILAHLNRPAKTAYDFRPPEEPLYPAEELYGIVPQDLRKGFDVREVIARIVDGSAFHEFKKLYGPTLVCGFGRIHGMPIGIVANNGILFSESAQKAAHFVELCAQRKVPLLFLQNITGFMVGKAYENGGIAKDGAKMVMAVSNARVPKFTVVLGGSYGAGNYGMCGRAYGPRQLWMWPNARISVMGGEQAANVLLTVKKDQLAEKGQPAMSPEEEEKFKAPTLEKYARESDAYFSTARIWDDGVIDPADTRKVLALGLMAAYNAPVPETPFGVFRM; translated from the coding sequence ATGAGCGTTGAAGTTCTTGGCACTTCCCTAGATCCTCGTTCCGCCGACTTTCAAGCAAATTCCGATTACCAGCGGGGCCTGGTGCGCGAGCTGCGCGAAAGGCTGGCCGCGGTCAAGGCCGGCGGCGGCGAGGACGCGGTCGCCAAGCATCGCAAGCGCGGCAAGCTGCTGGCCCGCGAGCGGATCGAGGCCTTGCTCGACCCCGATTCGCCCTTCCTCGAATTTTCCACTTTGGCGGCTCACGGTATGTACAACGGCGAAGCGCCGGGCGCCGGCATCGTCACCGGCATCGGCTTGGCGCAGGGCCGCGAGGTCCTGGTCATCGCCAACGACGCCACCGTCAAGGGCGGCACCTACTATCCGATCACGGTGAAGAAGCATCTCCGGGCCCAGGAGATCGCCTTCGAGAACCGCTTGCCCTGCGTCTACCTGGTCGATTCGGGCGGCGCCTTTTTGCCGCTCCAGTCCGAAGTCTTTCCCGACAAGGAGCATTTCGGCCGGATCTTTTTCAACCAAGCCACGATGTCGGCCGCCGGCATTCCCCAGATCGCGGTGGTGATGGGAAGCTGCACCGCCGGCGGGGCTTACGTCCCGGCGATGAGCGACGAGACCATCATCGTCAAGGGCAACGGCACGATCTTTCTCGGCGGGCCGCCACTGGTGAAGGCGGCGACCGGCGAGGTCGTCACCGCCGAGGAGTTGGGCGGCGCCGAAGTCCATTGCCGAAAATCCGGCGTCACCGACCATTTCGCCGAGGACGACGGCCATGCCCTCGAGATCGCCCGCGACATCCTGGCCCATCTGAATCGCCCGGCCAAGACGGCCTACGATTTCCGCCCGCCCGAAGAGCCGCTCTATCCGGCCGAAGAGCTTTACGGCATCGTGCCTCAAGATTTGCGCAAGGGCTTCGACGTCCGCGAAGTCATCGCCCGGATCGTCGACGGCTCGGCCTTCCACGAATTCAAGAAGCTCTACGGCCCCACCTTGGTCTGCGGCTTCGGTCGGATCCACGGGATGCCGATCGGCATCGTGGCCAACAACGGCATCCTTTTCTCGGAGAGCGCCCAGAAGGCCGCCCACTTCGTCGAGCTTTGCGCCCAGCGCAAGGTTCCGCTGCTCTTCCTCCAGAACATCACCGGCTTCATGGTCGGCAAGGCCTACGAGAACGGCGGCATCGCCAAGGATGGAGCCAAGATGGTGATGGCGGTTTCCAACGCCCGGGTGCCCAAGTTCACGGTGGTGCTCGGCGGCTCCTACGGCGCCGGCAATTACGGCATGTGCGGCCGGGCCTACGGGCCGCGCCAGCTTTGGATGTGGCCCAATGCCCGGATCAGCGTGATGGGCGGCGAGCAGGCAGCCAACGTCCTGCTGACCGTGAAGAAGGACCAGTTGGCCGAGAAGGGCCAGCCGGCGATGAGCCCGGAGGAAGAGGAAAAATTCAAAGCGCCGACCTTGGAGAAATACGCTCGGGAAAGCGACGCTTATTTTTCCACCGCCCGGATTTGGGACGACGGCGTCATCGATCCGGCCGACACCCGCAAGGTCTTGGCCTTGGGCTTGATGGCCGCTTACAATGCGCCGGTGCCGGAAACCCCGTTCGGCGTTTTCCGGATGTAG
- a CDS encoding SGNH/GDSL hydrolase family protein: MNKTTRKLTFGAILLLSGYFLLEAGTCALMKMNILRGEMPTFTWSRIGIRHFRDIPEPWATWHEPNSTYHHAWACFDHVYRFNSDGMRDRPRERQGAATRVVVLGDSFIEAWGVSEEQRLTNLLEKAKGREFLNFGTSGSFGPLQYYLIYENLAKAFSHDSVLVGILPMNDFDDDNYELWARKGRRRPFWVGQPPELRYTEVIQFDSAYHRFRRFLKEYSYFFNTVEDLYQGWRYRRRSSQEKVVSRFYDFTEEEWGRMLFSLQKLREASRGKRLTLVLFPIRQDLKRYRPGETPPLTSRLEAWGREQDVEVIDLVPWLHDYQKDWEAYHLPCDNHYSAFGYRAAFELVQKYY, encoded by the coding sequence ATGAACAAGACGACTAGAAAGCTGACATTTGGCGCCATCCTCCTTCTTTCGGGCTATTTCTTGCTTGAGGCCGGCACCTGCGCGCTGATGAAAATGAACATCCTACGGGGCGAGATGCCGACCTTTACCTGGAGCCGGATCGGGATTCGCCACTTTCGCGACATTCCCGAGCCCTGGGCGACTTGGCACGAGCCCAATTCCACGTATCACCATGCCTGGGCCTGCTTCGACCACGTCTACCGCTTCAACTCCGACGGGATGCGGGATCGGCCGCGGGAGCGGCAGGGCGCGGCTACGCGGGTGGTGGTTCTGGGCGATTCTTTCATTGAAGCTTGGGGAGTCTCGGAGGAGCAGCGCCTCACCAATTTGCTGGAGAAAGCCAAGGGGCGGGAGTTCCTCAACTTTGGGACTTCCGGCTCTTTCGGGCCGCTCCAGTATTATTTGATATACGAAAACCTGGCCAAAGCTTTCAGTCATGACAGCGTCCTGGTCGGCATTCTGCCGATGAACGATTTCGACGACGACAACTATGAGCTTTGGGCCCGGAAGGGGAGGCGGCGGCCTTTTTGGGTCGGGCAGCCGCCGGAGCTGCGCTATACCGAGGTCATCCAGTTCGACAGCGCCTATCACCGGTTTCGACGCTTCCTGAAGGAATACTCCTACTTCTTCAACACGGTGGAGGACCTGTATCAAGGCTGGCGGTATCGCCGGCGCAGCAGCCAGGAAAAAGTCGTCTCGCGCTTCTACGATTTCACCGAGGAGGAGTGGGGAAGGATGCTTTTCTCCCTTCAGAAGCTTCGCGAGGCCTCAAGGGGCAAGCGGCTGACCCTCGTGCTCTTTCCCATTCGCCAGGATCTGAAGCGTTATCGGCCGGGAGAAACACCCCCACTGACATCGCGGCTCGAAGCTTGGGGCAGGGAGCAAGACGTGGAGGTGATCGACCTGGTTCCCTGGCTCCACGACTATCAAAAGGACTGGGAGGCCTATCATCTCCCTTGCGACAATCATTACAGCGCTTTCGGTTATCGGGCCGCTTTCGAGCTTGTCCAAAAATATTATTGA